Genomic segment of Verrucomicrobiota bacterium:
CCCCGGGTGAGAGTTGAACGCCACTCGTCGGAGATCTCCGAGATTCAACTCGCGCTCGGAATCCTGGCGGACCGTCACTTCAATTCCGGGGCGAGGTTCCCATAAGACCACGGTGCGCGAAAAGGAGGCGCCGGCGGGGGAATCGGAACCGGGCCGGGCGTCATTTCACGAGCCAGGGCAATGCCCGCTTCGGCCATCTTTCTTCCAGCCGAAACCTCCAGGTTGCTGTAGGCCGTCAAGCGCGTCTCATAACCGCCACCCTGAGCCCCAAAAGCTTCCTCGGTCGGAACATAGCCCACGATTCCATTGGCCAGCTCCACCGGAAACGTGAAGGGAAACTTGCTCCCCTTCTTGATGTCCAAGCCGTATTGCACAAAATACTCAGCGGGGTTCGTGACCAAAACGACTGGACCGATCTGCATCGCTTGCACTTCCACCTCCACTTCGGGCCGCGCCTTCGCCATGGCATCCAGGAGCACAGTTTCCTTGGCAAAGGTCCATTCCGTTTCACCGACCTCCTTTGGATCCCTCTTCACCAGTTCCACCGCCTTCTTCACCTTCTCCGCCGTGGGCAGCCGTCGGGGTGACTTCCAGACCTTGCTCCGCGCGTCGAGGGGTATGACTCGACCGGCGCCGCGACGGATGAGCAGCAGCGTTTTGTAGGCCTCCGCGCCCACCCGCCCGCCGACGATGCTCCACCACTCCTCCGCATCGGGATTCTGGAAACGAGTCAAATTGTCCACCTGGGTGATGTCGCCCGATGCGCCCTGCAAGAACACCACCGGCAATGCCCCATCCCCCGTGGCCTTCCGCAGGGTTTCCTCCATCGAACCGATCCAACTGGCGGAGATGCCCCCGGGGCTTGTGGTGGCGTGACAGGCAAAATTCACGACCACACCCAGGCATCGACCTTTCAAGTCCCACACCCCGATCACGCCCACTTCAGGATCGATCGGTCCCGCGTAACCGATCACTTCGGGATTGCCCGCGCCCGGATGCGAAAACGTCAACCCCCCTTTCATGCGCAACCGCCGGTTGAAGGAAACTTTATCCTCGTGCCCCACCCCAGCCGCCACTTTCGCGTCCACACGATGGTCGTGAGCCTCGACCACGGCGTCCGCGATTTGCCGCAGTAATCGCTGGTCGTACCCCGGATTGGAGATGATGGTCTTGTTTTCCGCCAATTCCCGCACCCAGGGCTCGGCTTGATCAAAATCGCCCGGCTCGCTCATCCCCATGGGCCCCGAGGAATGGGAATGCGAAGCGCCGATAAGGACGTGATCACCAGGAATGCCGCAACGCCTTTGGATCTCGTTCCGGGCCAGCTTCGTGAGATGCCGGGTGATGAAGAGCAGATCAATTCCAACCACGGCCACCTTCTTCCGCCCGTCATCGAACACCGCGGCCCGCACCTTGCAGGCATCGTGAAAACTTCGATGATAGCTCTTGCCGTAACCGCCCGGCGCCTCCATGCCAAGATCCGGTGTGATGTCTCGCTCCGAGAATCCCGCCTTGATCGGCTGAGACGTCTCCTGCGCTCGCGCGGAGAAAATCCCTATCGCAGCCAAAACCAGCCCGCAGAAATATCCCACTCCAGATCGACGATTCATAAGAAATTACTGGTTCATGAAGGCGAGCAAGTCCGCCATGTCTTGGGTCGAAAGGCCCGACTCCAGACCTTCCGGCATGATGGAACGTTCCTGCCGCGATTGCCGCCGAATCGAACTCCGTGCCAAGACCAACTCGGCGCCGAAGGCCTGCCGCAACGTGATCGCCGACGCCGTTTCATGGATCACCACCCCCGAGTGGCTTTCACCATCCTGCGTCTCGAGGGAGACGGACGAGAACTGGGGCGCCACTTCGCGATTCGGATCGAGGATGTTGACCAGCAACTTCTCGGATCCCGCGTTACGCAGCGTTTCGAAGTCGGGCCCCAACGCAAACCCCTTCCCCTGCGCTCGATGGCATGAGGCACATCGTTCCGCATAGATTTTCTCGCCGCGGCCCGCCACGCCCGGCAACCCCAACGCCGGCCGCCAACGGTCCACTTCCGCGCTCCGAGGTCCCTGCTTTTCGGCTCCGAAAAGGACGGCGGCCCGGCTCCGTATCGAAACCACCGAGTGTTGGAGCAAGTTCTCGACATCCGAACGGTTCAGGTCGGCGACTTTCACTTGTCCCCCTTCGATGGCCGCGAGGAGCCCCTGGGCTCGCTCGGGACGCGCCAGCATCGATTTCATGGCTTCCGATTTGGCGCGCGCAGTCAAGTTTCCCCACGATTTCAAAAATCCTCGCGTCGCTTCCAGGCCGGGATATCGACCCAAAGCTTGCGCGGAAGCCCACTGCACCGCTTCCGGAACCCCGGGGCGAAGCAGCGCCAACAACCCCTCCCCGGATTTTTCAAACGCGCGCGTTCCCAGCAACTGCACCGCCTGAACCCGAGCCGCCTCAAGCGCATGAACATCTCCAGCGATTTCGGCCGCCTTCGCAAACATTCCGGACAACACCCCCTTCGAATCCGCTTCATCCAAGGTTCGCCCGGACTTCTTCAATCCCGCGCCCAGCGCACTCACCCAGGCCACGCGAGGCCAGGCGTCGTCCAGGGTTGAAATCGTCTCCAGGACCGACTCGACCTCCGAACGGTCGTTCAATTGTCCCACCATCCGCAGCGCCTCGCCCAGCACCGAACCGAGGCCGGATTTCAGGGCGGACGCAGAGGACCCGCGCGCGTCCTGGAACAGTTGAAAACCGCGTTTGCCCGTGGATTGAAGGACCGCCGCCTGGATCCAACGGTCTTCAGGGCTGCGTTGAAGGATGTTCACCAAGGCCTGGATCTGGCCTTCGCCATTCCAACGACCGAGCGCCAGCGCCACTCGAAAGCGCACGCCGAGGTCAGGATCTCCAGCCAGGCGCGAGAGGAGTGCGGCCCCTCGATGCGGCTCCGAATCCCGGTTCGAGAGGCGAAGCCCGGCAAGCTTTACCGCGTGCTCCCGAACTCCGGCGTCTCCATCCCCGGCCGCCGTCTCCAGATGTCCCCAGCCAAGCTCCCCCATGCCTTCCAAGGCATGGAGCGCATAAAACCGCCCGATGGAATTGGAAGCCTTGGTCAGGAAAATTTCCAGCGCCGCTTTCGCCGCAGGATCTTGGCGTTCGTAAAGCAGTCGCGATGCGGTGTCGCGATGCCACCCGTTGGGATGTCCCAGCAGGGACACCAATTCCGGCGTGGTCAACCGCGCCAACCGGGCGGGCTCCCGCCGAAATCCCTTCTCAGGCGCCACGCGATAAATTCTTCCCCGATCGTTCCCGCTGTTAAGATCCAAATGTTGTTTGATGTTCTCCGGCAAGGACCAGGGATGCTCAATGACCTCCCGGTACATGTCGCAAATGTAAAGACATCCGTCCGGCGCGTTCGCAAATTGCACCGGACGAAACCAGATGTCCCGCGAGGCGATGAACTCCGATTGCTGCTCATCGTCTGGACGTCGCGCGGTCGGTTCCAGCCCGGTCAATTCGACCCGCTTGCGATGCACCAGATTTCCGCCGGCATCTCCGATGAACGCATTATCCGCAAAGTCCGGCCCATAGGCGTCTCCCCGGTAGATCGTGCCTCCGGTCGCGCCCGTGAAATAACCCGAAACTCGGCCCCCGCCTTCGACCATGCCCGGCACCACTCCGGTAACCCGCCACCGCGTGCGCAACACGCGCCACGGTTCATCCGGGCTGATCCGGTACACTTCCGCCGCCGGCCCATCGACCGCAATGCTGACCCGGGGGGAGGGCATGGCAAAGGAGCCGTGCTCCACCACTTCAAGCGGATCATAAACCATCGCTTGAAGATGGTCGCTATTGCTGCACACGTATTTCCGGCCCCCGCTGTCGAAACTGAAACCGTATTGTCCTCCTCCGGCTTCAGCCCGCAACTGAAGGGTGCGAGGATCAAAGGAAAAGTCCCTGCCCTGGCAAGAAACCACCGCATGGCCTTGCACCATCAGGTTCGACAGGATCGCTCCGTTGGGTCCCGTCGCCCCGTGAATGCGCTGGTCGATCCCCCAATTAAGGCTGTTCGGAAGAGCCTGCACATTCAA
This window contains:
- a CDS encoding c-type cytochrome, translated to MGLHTGRSALDLIRPVVGKPVAGWYSRRVHLPWALVWFLMVWSMGVSWGAGAPATAAQPPRSSQTYTAAYGKTGEQPKVDASELPRIPPVAADRALETFSVKKGFRLELAAAEPLVADPIAIAFDENSRLYVVDMIDYSERREEQPHLGRIQLLEDLNADGVYDRATTFASDLPWPTGVICYAGGVYVLASPDLLYLKDSDGDGKADVRNVVFTGFGAGRDRLNVQALPNSLNWGIDQRIHGATGPNGAILSNLMVQGHAVVSCQGRDFSFDPRTLQLRAEAGGGQYGFSFDSGGRKYVCSNSDHLQAMVYDPLEVVEHGSFAMPSPRVSIAVDGPAAEVYRISPDEPWRVLRTRWRVTGVVPGMVEGGGRVSGYFTGATGGTIYRGDAYGPDFADNAFIGDAGGNLVHRKRVELTGLEPTARRPDDEQQSEFIASRDIWFRPVQFANAPDGCLYICDMYREVIEHPWSLPENIKQHLDLNSGNDRGRIYRVAPEKGFRREPARLARLTTPELVSLLGHPNGWHRDTASRLLYERQDPAAKAALEIFLTKASNSIGRFYALHALEGMGELGWGHLETAAGDGDAGVREHAVKLAGLRLSNRDSEPHRGAALLSRLAGDPDLGVRFRVALALGRWNGEGQIQALVNILQRSPEDRWIQAAVLQSTGKRGFQLFQDARGSSASALKSGLGSVLGEALRMVGQLNDRSEVESVLETISTLDDAWPRVAWVSALGAGLKKSGRTLDEADSKGVLSGMFAKAAEIAGDVHALEAARVQAVQLLGTRAFEKSGEGLLALLRPGVPEAVQWASAQALGRYPGLEATRGFLKSWGNLTARAKSEAMKSMLARPERAQGLLAAIEGGQVKVADLNRSDVENLLQHSVVSIRSRAAVLFGAEKQGPRSAEVDRWRPALGLPGVAGRGEKIYAERCASCHRAQGKGFALGPDFETLRNAGSEKLLVNILDPNREVAPQFSSVSLETQDGESHSGVVIHETASAITLRQAFGAELVLARSSIRRQSRQERSIMPEGLESGLSTQDMADLLAFMNQ